Proteins encoded within one genomic window of Triticum aestivum cultivar Chinese Spring chromosome 2D, IWGSC CS RefSeq v2.1, whole genome shotgun sequence:
- the LOC123050173 gene encoding uncharacterized protein has protein sequence MSLPASMPADLVELVGQRVLAGDLLDYVRFRAVCAHWRSSTICPRGRGITDPRFHPRRWMMLPDGHGLHLRDGRKRFLNLDTGVFVRLRVPLLEDYVILCPVEGLLLMQLQYLQYGDQRNNICLLHPFTGDVTRFPPITHHTITLGSNPDGMLFNFLPGSATASLSISAKGVAMMMMVLPRTRHVVFATTDDKQWSFSSWSFSPDVTTISSQGKLYMLQKSMDTGGVQIFQVDPPHEMSGFNSSSYLPLKVIPVCTTRIRNPFGLVECDSEILLVAYTRVYRIEDLVLEKIAPLTSVGENALLMSFETSQGGIGRSLSVNIKAMPTIRGDTIIRNNPLGDESLGQYHLDTGTWSTREERCMKYDGRFCTCSTVHLINHIYGVCHCPVNWNPGRKRLW, from the exons ATGTCTCTGCCAGCGTCCATGCCCGCTGATTTGGTTGAGCTGGTCGGCCAGCGGGTGCTGGCCGGAGACCTGCTCGACTACGTCCGTTTCCGCGCCGTGTGTGCGCACTGGCGATCCAGCACCATCTGTCCACGCGGGCGTGGCATCACTGATCCGCGCTTCCATCCGCGTCGGTGGATGATGCTGCCCGACGGCCATGGACTCCACCTCAGAGATGGCAGGAAGCGTTTCCTCAACCTCGACACCGGAGTATTTGTCCGCCTTCGAGTTCCTCTTCTCGAGGACTATGTCATCCTCTGTCCGGTTGAAGGCCTTCTCCTCATGCAGCTGCAATACTTGCAATACGGTGACCAACGCAACAACATCTGCCTCCTTCACCCCTTCACAGGGGACGTCACAAGGTTCCCACCTATCACGCATCACACAATAACCTTGGGATCGAATCCAGATGGCATGCTTTTTAATTTTCTGCCTGGCAGCGCGACCGCCTCCTTGAGCATTAGTGCCAAGGGAGTCGCCATGATGATGATGGTGCTTCCACGTACGCGTCACGTAGTCTTTGCTACCACCGACGACAAGCAATGGAGCTTCTCATCCTGGAGTTTTTCCCCAGATGTGACCACCATATCATCCCAGGGAAAACTTTACATGCTGCAGAAGTCCATGGATACCGGTGGAGTACAGATTTTCCAGGTCGACCCACCTCATGAGATGTCTGGGTTCAATTCATCTTCGTATCTGCCTCTCAAGGTTATCCCCGTATGCACGACTCGGATCCGCAACCCTTTCGGATTAGTAGAATGTGACTCGGAGATCCTGCTCGTGGCTTACACGAGAGTTTATAGAATAGAGGATCTTGTCCTAGAAAAAATTGCCCCACTAACAAGCGTCGGAGAAAACGCTCTCTTGATGAGTTTTGAAACAAGTCAGGGTGGCATCGGAAGGAGCCTGAGTGTCAATATCAAGGCGATGCCTACCATTAGGGGTGACACTATCATACGTAATAACCCCCTAGGTGACGAATCACTTGGACAATATCACCTCGATACTGGCACTTGGTCAACTAGAGAGGAGCGATGCATGAAATATGATGGCCGGTTCTGTACTTGTAGCACTGTTCACCTCATTAACCATATCTATGGTGTCTGCCATTGTCCTGTTAACTG GAACCCAGGCCGAAAGAGGCTTTGGTAG
- the LOC123054719 gene encoding protein FAR1-RELATED SEQUENCE 5: protein MKDENKLSQEGIEFFLENDSIKKAIKLSQEDEKKHMPALGMTFESDAHAHRFYNEYSAIAGFSIQKAANYHCQKKDAHNNKMTRFTMKCNRSGKPRIRIKPTAAGAKRRKYKTAKNAPTELENTTDRRRNYTIKTDCQAQMVVIWKFDIAQWVVTRLIIEHNHDLHPPGEVRFLRSHKYITEQEKDLIRTCKRVNIPTRKKMAIMAFFRGREPSSLPYTAKLISSMGTKMRRDNGLNDMMQVVSFFEQKKSEDPLFFYSFKTDPAKNVMHIFWADGTGIRNYQQYGNLLSFDTTYKTNKYNLKFAPFVGVNGHGDNCLFACGFIQDEKKETFEWLYKLF, encoded by the coding sequence ATGAAAGATGAAAACAAGTTATCTCAGGAAGGTATAGAATTCTTCCTTGAGAATGACAGCATTAAAAAGGCAATTAAATTAAGCCAAGAAGATGAGAAGAAACACATGCCAGCTCTTGGCATGACATTTGAAAGTGATGCTCATGCACACCGATTCTACAATGAATATTCAGCTATTGCTGGGTTCTCAATTCAGAAAGCTGCAAACTATCACTGCCAGAAAAAAGATGCACACAACAACAAAATGACGAGGTTCACTATGAAGTGTAACAGATCTGGTAAACCTAGGATAAGGATAAAACCAACAGCTGCAGGAGCAAAAAGGAGAAAGTATAAGACTGCTAAGAATGCACCAACTGAGCTAGAGAATACGACAGACAGAAGAAGAAACTACACAATTAAAACAGACTGTCAAGCTCAGATGGTTGTTATCTGGAAATTCGATATAGCACAGTGGGTGGTGACAAGGCTTATCATTGAGCACAACCATGATCTACACCCACCAGGGGAAGTCAGGTTCCTTAGGTCACACAAATATATCACTGAGCAAGAGAAGGACTTAATCAGAACATGCAAACGAGTGAACATACCAACTAGAAAGAAAATGGCAATAATGGCGTTCTTTCGAGGAAGAGAGCCTTCTTCGTTGCCATATACAGCAAAACTGATTAGCAGCATGGGCACGAAAATGAGAAGAGATAATGGCTTGAATGACATGATGCAGGTGGTCTCATTTTTTGAACAGAAAAAATCAGAAGATCCTCTGTTCTTCTACTCATTCAAAACCGATCCAGCTAAGAATGTCATGCATATATTTTGGGCAGATGGCACTGGTATAAGGAACTATCAACAATATGGTAATCTCCTAAGTTTTGATACAACTTACAAAACAAACAAGTATAATCTAAAATTTGCTCCATTTGTGGGTGTAAATGGACACGGAGACAACTGCCTCTTTGCATGTGGTTTCATACAAGATGAGAAGAAGGAAACTTTCGAGTGGTTATACAAACTTTTCTGA